A stretch of Desulfitobacterium dichloroeliminans LMG P-21439 DNA encodes these proteins:
- the glgB gene encoding 1,4-alpha-glucan branching protein GlgB has translation MTIELHKKDPLLTSKEMYLFNRGEFYHSFLKFGAHRIKNQERWGTFFALWAPYATKVSVVGDFNGWCGVSHPMEKCGVHGIWTLFIPGLEEGEIYKYEILTDAEERVLKADPFAFFSEVRPDTASVVYSLEGYPWHDQTWLNKRKTIDYKIMPLAIYEIHLGSWKSKEGGGFYSYREIAPELISYLKKMGYTHVEILPLQEHPYDGSWGYQGTGYYSSTSRYGTPHDLMALIDQCHQADIGVIMDWVPGHFCKDAHGLGNFDGSALFEKEVHEHWGTYKFDYTRSEIWSFLISNAIFWLEIYHVDGLRVDGVSSMLYLDYGKEDKTWEPNILGGREDLAAVQFIQRLNQAVDALFPDVLMIAEEATDWQGVTRPLANQGLGFSFKWNMGWMNDTLRYIVLDFEQRKKYHQLLTFPMMYAYSESYILPLSHDEVVHGKKSLLNKMPGNYEQKFAGLRSLMIYWICYPGKKLLFMGGELAQFIEWREDRELDWFLLKFDIHRQYHLFVQQLNAIYREERALWENDLNWSGFEWIDVHNHEQGILVFCRKGEEHQDRLVVIINFQPHSYSGFRIGVEDAKGYREIISTDTADYGGAGVNNSGLIMVESIPWHGREYSLELQIPSLGAILLKPVLA, from the coding sequence GTGACTATAGAACTTCATAAGAAAGATCCCCTACTCACCTCAAAAGAGATGTATCTTTTTAATCGCGGTGAGTTTTATCATAGCTTCCTTAAATTTGGAGCACATCGTATAAAAAATCAGGAGCGATGGGGCACATTCTTCGCCTTATGGGCTCCCTATGCAACTAAAGTCTCAGTCGTAGGGGATTTTAATGGTTGGTGCGGAGTAAGTCATCCTATGGAAAAATGTGGGGTCCATGGCATATGGACTTTATTTATCCCGGGCTTAGAAGAAGGAGAGATTTACAAATATGAGATTTTGACTGACGCTGAAGAAAGAGTGCTGAAAGCGGATCCGTTTGCCTTCTTCTCCGAAGTGAGGCCCGATACAGCTTCAGTTGTATATTCCCTAGAGGGTTATCCTTGGCACGACCAGACTTGGCTTAACAAACGCAAAACTATTGACTATAAAATCATGCCCTTAGCCATTTATGAAATACACCTAGGCTCCTGGAAAAGTAAGGAGGGAGGTGGATTTTATAGTTACCGGGAAATTGCGCCTGAGCTCATCAGTTACTTAAAAAAAATGGGCTATACCCATGTGGAAATTTTGCCCTTGCAGGAGCATCCCTATGACGGGTCATGGGGTTACCAGGGAACAGGATACTATTCCAGTACCAGCCGTTATGGTACTCCCCATGATCTGATGGCGTTGATTGACCAATGTCATCAAGCGGATATCGGGGTGATTATGGATTGGGTTCCGGGGCATTTTTGCAAGGATGCCCATGGCTTGGGGAACTTTGATGGAAGTGCTCTCTTTGAGAAAGAAGTCCATGAGCATTGGGGTACCTATAAATTTGATTATACCCGGTCGGAAATATGGAGCTTCTTAATTTCTAATGCAATCTTCTGGCTGGAGATTTATCATGTGGATGGCCTACGAGTGGATGGGGTAAGTAGTATGCTCTACTTGGATTATGGCAAAGAGGATAAAACCTGGGAGCCTAACATTTTGGGGGGGAGAGAAGATTTGGCGGCCGTCCAATTTATACAGCGGCTTAACCAAGCGGTTGATGCTCTTTTTCCTGATGTTCTGATGATTGCCGAAGAGGCAACGGATTGGCAGGGGGTAACTAGGCCACTGGCAAACCAAGGGTTAGGATTCTCATTTAAATGGAATATGGGCTGGATGAATGATACTCTGCGCTACATTGTCTTGGATTTTGAGCAGAGAAAAAAGTATCATCAGCTCTTAACCTTTCCCATGATGTACGCCTATTCTGAAAGTTATATTCTACCCTTATCCCATGATGAGGTAGTCCATGGCAAAAAGTCCTTATTAAATAAGATGCCTGGCAATTACGAGCAAAAGTTTGCAGGATTAAGATCCTTAATGATCTATTGGATCTGTTACCCCGGGAAGAAGCTGCTCTTTATGGGGGGTGAGCTTGCGCAGTTTATCGAGTGGCGTGAGGATCGGGAGCTGGATTGGTTTCTCCTTAAATTTGATATTCATCGGCAGTATCACCTATTTGTTCAACAGCTTAATGCTATCTATCGGGAAGAAAGGGCTTTATGGGAAAACGACCTGAACTGGTCAGGATTTGAGTGGATCGATGTCCATAACCATGAGCAAGGAATCCTTGTGTTTTGTCGTAAAGGTGAAGAACATCAGGATCGTTTAGTGGTGATTATCAACTTCCAGCCCCATAGTTACTCTGGATTTCGGATCGGAGTGGAGGACGCCAAAGGGTATAGGGAAATCATTAGTACGGATACAGCAGACTACGGTGGTGCGGGTGTAAATAATTCAGGACTCATCATGGTGGAAAGCATTCCCTGGCATGGACGAGAGTATTCATTGGAACTTCAGATTCCTTCGCTGGGAGCAATCCTCTTAAAACCGGTACTTGCATAA
- a CDS encoding IMP dehydrogenase codes for MAFYFDEPSRTFGEYLLVPGYSSTECMSANVSLRTPVVKFKKGEQSSLTMNIPLVSAIMQSVSDDRMGIALAKEGGIAFIYGSQTIENQAQMVSRVKNHKAGFVVSDSNIKPEDTLADILALKEITGHSTMAVTEDGTANGKLLGIVTSRDYRVSRMSTDTKVTEFMTKFQDLICADDKTTLKEANDIIWEHKLNALPLIDKDQRLKAMVFRKDYDSNKENENELLDNSKRYVVGAGINTRDYAKRIPALVNAEADVLCIDSSEGFTEWQKITIDWVREHYGDDVKVGAGNVVDREGFLYLAKAGADFVKVGIGGGSICITREQKGIGRGQATAVAEVAKARDEYFEETGVYVPICSDGGIVYDYHMTLALAMGADFIMLGRYFARFDESPTNKVNINGSYMKEYWGEGSNRARNWERYDMGGDKKLSFEEGVDSYVPYAGSLKDNVTLSLNKVRSTMCNCGVLTIPDLQDNARITLVSATSIVEGGSHDVVLKDSNMVEFMK; via the coding sequence ATGGCCTTTTATTTTGACGAACCTTCACGGACTTTTGGGGAATACCTTCTGGTCCCGGGATATTCTTCTACAGAATGTATGTCGGCTAATGTGAGTTTAAGAACACCGGTAGTGAAGTTTAAAAAAGGGGAACAATCCTCCTTGACCATGAATATACCCTTGGTGTCAGCCATCATGCAATCCGTTTCGGATGACCGCATGGGTATCGCCTTAGCGAAAGAGGGGGGTATTGCTTTTATCTATGGCTCCCAGACCATAGAAAATCAGGCTCAAATGGTATCCCGAGTGAAGAATCACAAGGCAGGCTTTGTCGTCAGTGATTCAAACATTAAGCCTGAAGATACCTTAGCCGATATTTTAGCTTTGAAAGAAATTACCGGGCACTCGACCATGGCTGTCACCGAGGATGGCACAGCTAACGGGAAATTGTTGGGGATTGTTACGAGCCGGGATTATCGTGTCAGCCGTATGTCAACCGATACTAAAGTGACGGAGTTTATGACGAAATTCCAAGACCTTATCTGTGCGGATGATAAAACAACCCTCAAGGAAGCCAATGATATTATTTGGGAGCATAAGCTCAATGCCTTGCCCTTAATTGATAAAGACCAACGCTTAAAAGCGATGGTTTTCCGCAAGGATTATGATTCGAATAAGGAAAATGAAAATGAGCTTTTAGATAACTCAAAGCGTTACGTTGTAGGAGCCGGAATCAATACCCGAGATTATGCGAAACGAATTCCTGCTTTAGTCAATGCCGAGGCGGATGTCCTATGCATTGATTCGTCAGAAGGCTTCACCGAATGGCAGAAAATAACGATCGACTGGGTTCGGGAACATTACGGCGATGATGTCAAGGTGGGTGCTGGTAATGTGGTCGATCGCGAGGGCTTCTTATACCTAGCTAAAGCCGGAGCTGACTTTGTTAAAGTAGGAATTGGCGGAGGCTCCATCTGTATTACCCGGGAACAAAAGGGTATTGGGCGCGGGCAAGCTACGGCTGTCGCTGAAGTAGCCAAGGCACGCGATGAATATTTTGAAGAAACGGGAGTCTATGTGCCAATCTGTTCTGATGGTGGAATCGTCTATGACTATCATATGACCTTGGCTCTCGCTATGGGTGCAGACTTTATCATGTTAGGGCGGTATTTTGCACGCTTTGATGAAAGCCCTACCAATAAAGTCAATATCAACGGTAGCTATATGAAAGAGTACTGGGGTGAAGGCTCCAACCGAGCAAGGAACTGGGAGCGCTATGACATGGGCGGAGATAAGAAGCTTTCCTTTGAGGAGGGTGTGGATTCTTATGTTCCCTATGCTGGTAGCTTAAAGGATAACGTAACCCTTTCCTTAAACAAGGTCCGCTCAACTATGTGCAACTGTGGTGTCTTAACCATCCCTGACTTGCAGGATAATGCAAGGATTACCCTGGTTTCGGCAACGAGCATTGTTGAGGGCGGTTCCCATGATGTGGTTCTCAAAGATAGTAATATGGTGGAATTTATGAAATAA
- a CDS encoding LTA synthase family protein — MSVLQYQTIKRNLRFIGEILPDPYWLGSFLLGYIKVKVFMGLTTSWNSAWDFYFEHDYELSSSIAFCFTLLFFSVALLFKGRRRLWATWLLGAALSFILIADLVYFRGFGDYINLYLVKQVGNLEDLGSTIFSLFFIQDIFFVLDCVLGLFLLLMKKGMGKGISRQIPWFMMFCALAVGFIYSAHYRYDLTENGENQMVFRICWAPTDTMRNLSPLGYHFYDNYVYFKENQTIELTLEQKEDIQTWFAQNHEDAPSNELKGIFAGQNLILLQVESLENFVVQQSLENQEITPTLNRLLKNSIYFPNFYEQVWNGTTSDAELLANASVYPVRRGSTFFRYPLNEYYSLPVLLTEEGYTTRASHPDNAGYWNWVEALTGMGFANTLDITDFVMDEKIGLGLSDGSFLRQMQPMVGGEQQPFYDFIITMSSHGPFDLPTQYRELDMNPQIDQTKLGGYFQSIHYTDQQIGAFLDNLDQQGVLDNTVVVIYGDHGGIHKYYNSELADIQPQEEWWSIDDHKVPFIIYKKGMEAQVIDTTGGQIDILPTVAYLMGIDEKAYADKVQGRNLLTTERDYVVLADGTFVGESEGYKDHALQGLTIADLLIQSNYYAQGPHQK, encoded by the coding sequence ATGTCTGTCCTTCAATATCAAACGATAAAAAGAAATCTACGTTTCATTGGTGAAATCTTACCTGATCCTTATTGGCTGGGATCTTTTCTCTTGGGCTATATCAAAGTTAAAGTCTTCATGGGATTAACGACTTCCTGGAATAGCGCTTGGGATTTTTATTTCGAGCACGACTATGAATTGTCTAGCAGTATAGCCTTTTGCTTTACCCTGCTATTTTTCTCGGTGGCACTCTTATTTAAAGGGCGAAGACGTCTATGGGCAACTTGGCTGCTTGGTGCAGCGCTTTCCTTCATATTGATTGCTGATCTGGTGTACTTTCGTGGCTTCGGTGACTACATTAATTTGTATCTTGTTAAACAAGTAGGGAATTTAGAGGACCTAGGGAGTACAATTTTTTCTTTGTTTTTCATCCAAGATATCTTTTTTGTTCTCGATTGCGTCTTAGGCCTGTTCTTGCTGCTTATGAAGAAGGGGATGGGGAAAGGAATTTCTCGCCAGATCCCTTGGTTTATGATGTTTTGTGCCCTAGCTGTAGGATTTATTTATTCTGCTCATTATCGTTATGATCTTACCGAAAATGGGGAGAATCAGATGGTTTTCCGAATCTGTTGGGCTCCTACGGATACCATGAGAAATTTATCTCCTCTAGGCTACCATTTTTATGATAATTATGTCTATTTCAAAGAAAATCAGACCATAGAATTAACCCTAGAGCAAAAGGAGGACATTCAAACATGGTTTGCGCAAAACCACGAGGATGCGCCTTCTAATGAGTTGAAGGGAATCTTTGCAGGGCAAAATCTAATACTTCTCCAGGTTGAATCTCTGGAGAACTTCGTCGTACAGCAAAGCCTTGAGAACCAAGAAATAACCCCTACCCTAAATAGGTTATTGAAGAACAGCATCTACTTCCCCAATTTTTATGAACAGGTGTGGAATGGTACCACATCTGATGCTGAGCTTTTGGCTAACGCTTCGGTATACCCCGTGCGCAGAGGGAGTACCTTCTTCCGCTATCCTCTTAATGAGTATTATTCCTTACCCGTTCTTCTTACTGAAGAAGGGTATACAACTCGGGCCAGCCACCCAGATAATGCGGGTTATTGGAATTGGGTTGAAGCTTTGACTGGTATGGGCTTTGCCAACACCTTGGATATAACGGATTTCGTTATGGATGAGAAAATTGGTTTGGGTTTAAGTGATGGGAGTTTTCTACGCCAAATGCAACCTATGGTTGGAGGGGAACAACAGCCATTTTATGATTTTATCATTACGATGTCCAGCCACGGTCCCTTTGATCTTCCCACGCAGTACCGAGAGCTGGATATGAATCCGCAGATCGACCAGACAAAGCTGGGTGGATATTTCCAAAGTATCCATTACACAGATCAGCAAATTGGAGCATTTCTCGACAACTTAGATCAACAGGGAGTATTAGATAACACAGTAGTCGTTATTTACGGAGATCATGGCGGAATTCATAAATATTATAATAGCGAACTAGCTGACATCCAACCGCAAGAAGAGTGGTGGAGTATTGATGATCATAAAGTGCCCTTTATTATTTATAAAAAAGGAATGGAGGCACAGGTCATTGATACTACCGGGGGACAAATTGATATTCTGCCGACAGTTGCCTATCTGATGGGAATTGATGAAAAAGCCTATGCTGATAAGGTCCAAGGCCGAAATTTGCTTACTACTGAAAGGGATTATGTGGTTTTGGCGGATGGAACATTTGTTGGAGAAAGCGAAGGATATAAGGACCATGCCCTTCAGGGCTTAACTATTGCTGATTTGCTCATCCAAAGCAATTATTATGCGCAAGGCCCTCATCAGAAATAA
- a CDS encoding CarD family transcriptional regulator, whose translation MFQVGDKVLYPMYGAGIIDSIEEKEVLGVKGQYYLLNIPHVHMEIMIPVGKAEDLGIRQVVNCEIIDQVLSFLFQGDTDPVIFESNNRFYRDINKKKMKSGDIFQECEIIRDLTRKSKLHKLGMEDNNMLNSACQIITSEIVQAKGIEMEEAVEMLQEVISRAKEENEKQELLG comes from the coding sequence ATGTTTCAAGTGGGTGATAAGGTTCTCTATCCCATGTATGGGGCGGGAATTATCGATTCCATCGAAGAAAAAGAGGTCTTAGGTGTTAAAGGACAGTATTACCTCTTGAACATTCCTCATGTCCATATGGAAATTATGATTCCTGTCGGAAAAGCTGAGGATTTAGGCATTCGGCAAGTGGTCAACTGCGAAATCATTGATCAAGTGTTGAGTTTTTTATTTCAAGGAGATACTGACCCTGTAATTTTCGAAAGCAACAACCGCTTCTACCGAGATATCAATAAAAAGAAAATGAAAAGCGGGGATATCTTTCAAGAGTGTGAGATTATTCGAGATTTAACGCGAAAAAGTAAGCTCCACAAGCTCGGCATGGAAGATAACAATATGCTGAATAGTGCCTGCCAGATTATTACCAGCGAGATTGTTCAAGCCAAAGGTATTGAGATGGAAGAAGCTGTCGAGATGCTTCAGGAAGTTATCAGTCGCGCTAAAGAAGAAAATGAAAAGCAAGAATTATTAGGATAG
- a CDS encoding glucose-1-phosphate adenylyltransferase produces the protein MRKKECIAMLLAGGQGSRLGCLTRNIAKPAVSFAGKYRIIDFSLSNCTHSNIDTVGVLTQYKPFVLNSYIGMGSAWDLNCLNGGVHILPPFLGEDQGSWYKGTANAIYQNMDFINFYNPEYILILSGDHIYQMNYYDMLSFHKQAKAEVTLSTIAVPWEEASRFGVMTADESGRISEFAEKPVHPQSNLASMGVYIFNWEVLKEALWEDEADEESVKDFGKNVIPRLLRQGKRIYSYLFHGYWRDVGTIESYYNANMEVLREEKIDKFFELKKRIFSNEEILAPHYIGAEAKIHDSLIGNGCTILGDVHHSIISAGVYVGKGSLIEDSIVLPNAEVRENVRLWKTILGENAVVQDDCYIGAKSEDTPAQEGITVIGDHLKIPRGSVIGEGKNVTKDDV, from the coding sequence ATGCGAAAAAAAGAGTGTATAGCCATGTTATTGGCGGGGGGACAAGGAAGCAGGTTAGGCTGTTTAACCCGTAATATTGCCAAGCCTGCTGTATCCTTTGCGGGTAAATATCGAATTATCGATTTCAGTCTTAGTAATTGTACACACTCAAATATTGATACGGTGGGTGTCTTGACCCAGTATAAGCCCTTTGTGCTTAATTCCTATATCGGAATGGGCTCAGCTTGGGACTTGAATTGCTTGAATGGTGGGGTTCATATCTTACCGCCATTTTTGGGCGAGGATCAAGGGAGCTGGTATAAAGGGACAGCTAATGCTATATATCAAAATATGGACTTCATCAATTTCTATAATCCGGAGTACATCTTGATTCTCTCCGGAGACCATATTTATCAGATGAATTATTACGATATGTTAAGCTTCCATAAACAGGCTAAAGCTGAAGTCACCTTATCGACCATTGCAGTTCCCTGGGAAGAAGCCTCCCGTTTCGGGGTCATGACTGCGGATGAGAGTGGGAGAATCAGCGAATTTGCCGAGAAACCAGTTCATCCTCAGAGCAACCTAGCTTCGATGGGCGTATATATCTTTAATTGGGAGGTCCTTAAAGAAGCTCTCTGGGAGGATGAAGCCGATGAAGAGTCTGTAAAGGATTTTGGCAAGAATGTAATTCCTCGTCTTTTGCGACAAGGAAAAAGAATCTATTCCTATTTATTTCATGGCTATTGGCGTGATGTGGGCACCATCGAGAGCTATTATAATGCCAATATGGAGGTTTTGCGCGAAGAAAAGATTGATAAATTCTTTGAACTCAAGAAGAGGATATTTTCCAATGAGGAAATTCTGGCCCCTCATTATATTGGCGCTGAGGCAAAGATCCACGACAGTCTGATTGGTAATGGCTGTACCATCCTTGGGGATGTTCATCATTCCATTATCTCTGCAGGAGTTTATGTGGGAAAAGGGAGCCTTATTGAGGATTCTATAGTGCTACCCAATGCTGAAGTGCGTGAGAATGTTAGGCTGTGGAAAACCATCCTGGGGGAGAATGCTGTCGTACAGGATGATTGCTACATTGGAGCAAAGAGTGAAGATACGCCCGCTCAGGAAGGAATTACGGTGATCGGGGACCATCTAAAAATACCGAGGGGGTCGGTCATCGGTGAAGGAAAGAATGTCACTAAGGATGATGTATAG
- a CDS encoding HesB/IscA family protein, with amino-acid sequence MINISELAAEKIKEVQKSQNKEGSYLRLYLAGFGCGGPSFGMTLEDAKTDVDVLDEEFGVSVITASTLSEYLEGAFIDFLENEEASGFEIRLAKDFGGEGCGSSCGSCGGSC; translated from the coding sequence ATGATTAATATATCAGAACTCGCGGCAGAGAAAATCAAGGAAGTTCAAAAGTCCCAAAATAAAGAAGGGTCATATCTTCGCCTCTATCTGGCTGGATTTGGTTGCGGTGGTCCAAGCTTTGGGATGACTTTAGAGGACGCTAAAACCGATGTCGATGTTCTGGATGAAGAATTCGGTGTGTCCGTCATTACCGCCAGCACCCTCTCTGAGTATTTAGAAGGCGCCTTTATCGACTTCTTGGAAAATGAAGAAGCTAGTGGCTTTGAAATACGCTTGGCTAAAGATTTTGGCGGTGAAGGTTGCGGTAGCAGCTGTGGGAGCTGTGGTGGAAGTTGTTAA
- a CDS encoding YaiI/YqxD family protein — protein sequence MKILIDADACPKVVLQICLNTGRQKDIPVWTVASFNHEINSDHHIIVGNSSQETDLKVMNLCEAGDIIVTQDIGLAAMVVGKGAKALGPSGKEYRPETMSIMLEERELKAKYRRAGGRTKGPSKRTPMEDRLFEQTLMSLLSEG from the coding sequence ATGAAGATTCTCATCGATGCGGATGCCTGCCCCAAAGTCGTTCTCCAAATCTGCTTGAACACGGGTCGTCAAAAGGATATACCTGTCTGGACGGTAGCTAGCTTTAATCACGAGATTAACTCGGACCACCACATCATTGTGGGAAATTCCTCTCAAGAGACCGATTTAAAAGTGATGAATCTTTGCGAAGCAGGAGATATTATTGTGACGCAGGATATTGGCTTAGCCGCCATGGTCGTTGGCAAGGGAGCGAAAGCTCTAGGTCCTTCTGGAAAAGAATACCGTCCCGAGACCATGAGTATCATGCTTGAGGAAAGAGAACTCAAGGCCAAATACCGCAGAGCAGGGGGAAGAACAAAGGGCCCTAGTAAACGCACCCCAATGGAAGATCGACTCTTTGAGCAGACCTTGATGAGCTTGTTGAGTGAAGGGTAG
- a CDS encoding glycogen/starch/alpha-glucan phosphorylase, producing the protein MFSDKNSFKDAYLEKYAEIKGKSIEEGTLWDKYHTLVVLLKEEISLCRAFTNYTADQKQPAKQVYYFSMEFLIGKLLNNYLINIGIQTIVHEGLAELNIDLQELIAQESDAGLGNGGLGRLAACFLDSMAFLGVVGHGNGIRYKYGLFEQKIVNGHQTEIADHWLKNGYPWETRKPDKAIVVKFKGNIRVERVQGRLIFHHENYEPVLAVPYDIPIFSYENPFLINNLRLWSAEPLSSELDLALFNQGNFTQALSYKSEVEAISYILYPEDSNHAGRELRLKQEYFFVAAGLGAIVRSYKKRNGTLKDFSQGVAIHINDTHPALCIPELMRIFIDEEGMDWEESWNITVDAISYTNHTIMPEALEKWPVSLLKNLLPRIYMIIEEIDRRFKEKLLRRFFNCEELLRSTPVMREGQICMANLAIIGSHSINGVARLHTEILKQHVFKDFHRIFGYKFTNLTNGVNHRRFLLTANPALSELVTEAIGPGWKTNANELKKLHNYQEDASFLEQLGKVKYQNKQRLALMIQEKQGIYLDPHSLYDVHVKRIHAYKRQLLNVFKVMDLYNRLQRDPEAVQGSYSFIFGGKAAPGYHYAKSIIKLIHDLAQKINKDQRMKEKLRVVFLENFNVSLAERIYPAADLSEQISTASKEASGTGNMKFMMNGALTLGTLDGANVEIKEAVGDEHIFIFGLTAGEVIEYNRNRSYKSWDEYHTNPRLKKILEQLNSNYLLENAQEFRAIYDSLLLYNDEFYVLKDFESYMRTFEEASKIYLNQDMWLKSSLHNIAESGVFSSDRTIREYAHQVWRARCRRIEEKEE; encoded by the coding sequence ATGTTTTCAGACAAAAATAGCTTTAAGGATGCTTATCTAGAGAAATATGCCGAGATTAAGGGGAAGTCCATTGAAGAAGGGACCCTATGGGATAAATATCACACCTTGGTGGTACTTCTCAAGGAAGAGATAAGCCTCTGCCGAGCCTTTACTAACTATACAGCAGATCAAAAACAACCTGCCAAGCAGGTCTACTATTTTTCCATGGAGTTTCTAATTGGTAAGCTGCTGAATAATTATCTGATTAACATCGGGATACAAACCATTGTGCACGAGGGCTTAGCAGAGCTCAATATTGATTTGCAAGAGCTGATAGCTCAAGAAAGCGATGCCGGCTTAGGTAATGGAGGCCTGGGCCGCTTAGCAGCCTGTTTCTTAGATTCAATGGCCTTTTTAGGGGTCGTTGGACATGGTAATGGCATTCGTTATAAGTACGGTCTGTTTGAACAGAAAATTGTTAACGGTCATCAAACGGAAATTGCCGATCATTGGCTGAAGAACGGTTATCCTTGGGAAACAAGAAAACCGGATAAGGCTATCGTGGTGAAGTTCAAGGGCAACATTAGGGTTGAAAGAGTGCAGGGAAGACTGATTTTCCATCATGAAAACTATGAACCGGTATTAGCAGTGCCATATGATATCCCAATCTTCAGTTACGAAAATCCCTTTCTCATCAATAATTTAAGGCTGTGGAGTGCAGAGCCTTTGTCATCAGAATTGGATTTAGCTTTATTTAACCAGGGAAATTTTACTCAAGCATTAAGCTATAAGTCAGAAGTAGAAGCTATTTCTTATATCCTTTATCCGGAAGATAGTAACCATGCCGGAAGAGAGCTGCGACTCAAGCAAGAATACTTTTTCGTGGCAGCGGGACTAGGAGCTATTGTGCGTAGCTATAAAAAACGCAATGGGACCTTGAAGGATTTTTCTCAGGGGGTAGCTATTCATATTAACGATACCCATCCTGCTCTCTGTATCCCTGAACTAATGAGAATTTTCATTGATGAAGAGGGAATGGATTGGGAGGAGAGTTGGAATATCACTGTGGATGCTATTTCCTATACGAACCATACGATTATGCCGGAGGCTCTAGAAAAATGGCCGGTGAGCCTACTTAAGAATCTCCTGCCCAGAATTTATATGATTATTGAAGAGATCGATCGGCGGTTCAAGGAGAAGCTTCTCAGGCGGTTCTTCAATTGTGAGGAATTGTTAAGAAGTACCCCCGTCATGAGAGAGGGTCAGATTTGCATGGCAAATCTGGCTATTATCGGCAGTCATTCTATCAATGGCGTCGCTAGACTGCACACGGAGATTTTAAAGCAGCATGTTTTTAAGGATTTTCACCGCATTTTCGGTTACAAATTCACCAACTTAACCAATGGCGTTAATCATCGGCGCTTCCTCTTAACGGCTAATCCTGCTCTCTCTGAGCTCGTCACTGAAGCTATTGGTCCGGGGTGGAAGACCAATGCGAATGAGCTAAAAAAGCTTCACAACTATCAAGAGGATGCTAGTTTTTTAGAGCAATTAGGCAAAGTGAAATACCAAAACAAACAAAGATTAGCGTTAATGATTCAAGAAAAGCAGGGAATATACCTAGATCCCCATTCTCTTTATGATGTTCATGTCAAGCGGATTCATGCCTACAAGCGACAGCTTCTCAATGTCTTTAAGGTCATGGACCTCTATAATCGTCTGCAAAGGGACCCCGAGGCCGTTCAAGGCTCGTATTCCTTTATTTTCGGTGGAAAGGCTGCGCCTGGTTATCACTATGCTAAAAGCATAATAAAGCTGATCCATGACCTTGCTCAAAAAATTAACAAGGACCAACGTATGAAGGAAAAATTAAGAGTTGTTTTTCTGGAAAATTTCAATGTCTCGCTAGCAGAGAGAATCTACCCGGCGGCGGATCTCAGTGAGCAGATCTCTACTGCCAGCAAAGAAGCATCTGGCACGGGGAATATGAAGTTCATGATGAACGGGGCTCTTACCTTGGGAACCCTAGATGGGGCTAATGTCGAGATTAAAGAAGCCGTAGGAGATGAGCACATCTTCATCTTTGGCCTTACGGCAGGTGAAGTGATAGAGTACAACAGAAACCGCAGCTATAAGTCTTGGGATGAGTACCATACTAACCCGCGTCTAAAGAAGATCCTTGAGCAATTGAATTCAAACTACTTATTAGAAAATGCACAAGAATTTCGAGCGATCTATGATAGCTTGCTCCTCTATAATGATGAATTCTACGTTCTCAAGGATTTTGAATCCTACATGAGGACCTTCGAGGAAGCGTCAAAAATTTATCTTAATCAAGATATGTGGCTTAAATCCTCTCTACACAATATTGCGGAGTCGGGAGTATTCTCCAGTGATCGAACCATACGGGAATATGCCCATCAGGTTTGGCGAGCGCGTTGTCGGAGAATTGAGGAGAAAGAGGAGTAG
- a CDS encoding HD domain-containing protein has product MISERMEKQIQFIVTIDELKNITRQSVTIRDRRHENDAEHSWHLAMMAMILSEYAEDKNVDIFRVIKMVLIHDLVEIYAGDTYCYDEKGYEDKDEREQEAANRLFNMLPEDQAQKMMALWREFEEMETEEAAYAATLDRFQPLLLNYNTDGHTWQRPGITSAKVLKRTAVAKARVPQLYEYIERLIQSSIERGFLKP; this is encoded by the coding sequence ATGATTAGCGAAAGAATGGAAAAACAAATCCAATTTATTGTGACGATTGATGAACTCAAGAATATTACCCGCCAAAGTGTAACTATTAGAGATAGACGCCATGAAAATGATGCCGAGCACTCTTGGCATTTAGCTATGATGGCGATGATTCTCTCGGAATATGCTGAGGATAAGAATGTTGATATATTTAGAGTAATCAAAATGGTGCTGATTCACGACTTAGTGGAGATCTATGCTGGGGATACCTACTGCTATGATGAAAAAGGCTATGAAGATAAAGATGAGAGAGAACAAGAAGCAGCGAATCGTTTATTCAATATGCTCCCAGAGGATCAAGCACAAAAGATGATGGCCCTTTGGCGTGAATTCGAAGAGATGGAAACCGAGGAAGCGGCCTATGCTGCAACACTGGATCGTTTTCAGCCTCTTCTATTGAATTACAATACGGATGGACACACCTGGCAAAGACCTGGAATCACCAGTGCCAAGGTCTTGAAGCGCACTGCTGTGGCGAAGGCAAGAGTTCCCCAACTCTATGAGTATATCGAAAGATTAATCCAAAGTTCGATTGAGAGAGGGTTTCTTAAACCATGA